From Nitrososphaerota archaeon:
AGGCAAAATAAAGATTGGATAGAAAAAGTTTCAAAGAATCTTATTGATATTGCTTTAAAAAGTATTGAGAAATATAATTGTGAAATTGCAATAATTTCATTTGAAGATCTCAGTAAATATAAAGTAAATGAAAACAACAATAATAGCAAAAAAGTAAATAAAGCAAATAATCAATGGTTAAGAAAAATTGTTAAAAGAACATTTGAAAAATCTTTATGGAATTATTCAATGAAGATAGTAGTATATCTACCAATATTCAATAAAAATCAAAAAGAAATACAGCAAATATTAATAAATCCATATAGGACTTCAAAAATATGTAGCAAATGTGGAAATAGAATAGAATTAATAACAAATAATGAAATATACTGTAAATATTGTAATAAACATAAAAATAGACATTTAAATAGTGCAGGTAATATAGTAAGAAAAACAATATTAGATATTTGCTATTTTATTGATGCCCTTCCAGAACATGTCGTTCTGGAGGACTTGCTAGAAGCCAAAGCTTCCTATCATAGAAAATCCAGCATCCCCCATGAGTATAGAGGTGAGAAGGCTTATCCTTCAATGATTTATGAGGGGAAAGCCTTTGAGCTTGGAGAATGGAATAAAGGCTTAAATGCTGGTTGCCTTCCAATGGGAGGAATAGGAAGCCTATATTCTAATCCAAGCTTGGAATATAGGCAACCTCCAGAAAGAGAGGCTAAACTATGGTAGGAAGTTATCTGGCAAAATGTATGAATGTTGAATATAAATTAAAAGAAGCAAAGAAAACTATAGAAAAATGCGTTGGTAAAAATGGATTTTATGCTAGCCATGATTCATATTATGGAGAGTATTGGATTAGAGATCTAATTTATAGTATGAAAACACTTTTAAATTTAGGATATAAAAATCTTGTTAAAAAAAATTTAATATTTTTTTTAGAGAATCAAAAAGAATCAGGAGAAATTCCTTTTAAAATAACTAATATAAATATTCCATCTTTTCTTTATAGTATCTTCAATTTTATTAGAAGGCCTAGAACTCCATTTTTTTCAACTCCTCCAAAATTGTTTTATCCCTTTATTCCAGACTCTACAATTTTAACAATTATTGGAATATACGAATATTCAAAATTATGCAATGATAATGAAATCTTACAAACTTATGAGAAAAAAATTATAAAAGCATTAGATTTTTTAAAAAAGAAAGCTAATAAAAAATTTAATTTTATTATTGGAGCTGATTGGAGAGATGCTATGGAAAATTATAAAAATAAGTATGTTTTTTGTAATCAAATTCTCTTTTTTAAAATGTATCAATTGATTGGAGAAGATAGGAAAGCTGAAAAAATTAAAGAAAATATTAATAATATTTTTTGGAAAGAAGAATTAGGACATTATATAGATTATATAGGAGGAGAAAATCATATAGATGTGCTTGGTCATGCATTAGCATTAATATATGATGTTCCATATAAAAAATATTTTGAAAAAATAATTAAATCAATTAAGAAAGCCTCAACGAAATTTGGATATAGAAATTTATGGCCTCCATATAAAGAAGAAATTTGTAATCAAAAAATTAATTCTTATCAAAATTCATCAATTTGGCCTTTCATTCACGGTTTTGTTATAATTGCTTTTAAAAAAATTGGATTAAAAGAAGAAGCGGAAAAAGAGTTTATTAAATTTACTAATTTAAAAGGGTTTAATGAATGGTACTCTCCAATAGATGGTAGACCATCTGGAAGTATGTATCAATTATGGAGTGCAGCATTATATTTACAAGCTTATGAGATATTAAAAAATAAAAATAACATTTACTATTAAAAATTTTTAAATAATTAAAATTATATAAATAAGAAGTGTGTTGTGTATGAAGAAAAGTGAAAGTAATTTTTTAAAATATGTTGATGAAACTATTAAAACTCTTAATGAATTAGGGTTGCTATTGGTTTCTGTCGACTTAAATGGAAAACCTAATGTTATGACAATTGGATGGGGATCGATTGGAATAGTATGGTACAAACCTGTCTTTATAGTTTTAGTTAGACCATCTAGACATACTCATAAATTAATTGAAGAAACAGGAGATTTTACTGTAAATGTTCCTAAAAAAGGTATGGGGAATATAATTGATTTTTGTGGTTCAGTATCAGGTAGAGAAGTTGATAAATTTAAAGAAAAGAATTTAATTCCATTACCAAGTAAAAAAGTTAAATCTCCAATAATAGCTCAATGTCCAATAAATTATGAATGTAAAGTCATTTATAAAACCATTATTGACCCGAAAATAATTGAAAAAAGCATTAATTCAGAATATTATTCAAGTGGAAATTATCATACAGTATTCTTTGGAGAAATATTAGCAGTAAATGTAAATGAGAATTTAATTAAATAAATCTTTTACTTAAAAATAGTTAAATATACGAAAAGAATTAATTAAATGATTAAAATGCTTGAAGAAGCACATTCTAAATTAGATGAAGCAAAAAACTTATTTAAACAAAAGAATTATTCTTTAGCATTATACAATGCTTTTTTAAGTATGAAATCTTCATTAGAAACTTTTTTAAATAAATTAAAAATAGAATTTAATGAAAATAATATTGATGAAAAAATATATGATGCATTAGAAAAAATAAGTAGTTTGTCTCAAGAGTGGGAAATTGAAATAATAAAAAAAGATTTAGCTAAAATGAAAATTTTCTATAAATTATTAAAAGAAATTAGTAATGTATATTTAAAAGAAGATGAAAGATTTAGAATTGAACCAAATAAAATATTTGATCCTATTTTTGATCGTTTTATTGAAGAAATATTAAAAATTGTTGAATATATGAATAATTTATTATCTTTGTATATTGTAAAATTCAGTACTGAAAAATAGTTTTTATAGATTATATACTCCATATTTTTTAGATGATGTAACTAAAGCTTTAATATTTTCAATTGGAGTATCAATTGGTACTTCACATCCAGAGCTAAGAATATATCCTCCATTCATTGCAACTTTTTCAATACATTTTTTTACTTCTATTTCTATTTCTTCAATTTTTCCAGAACGAAGGAGGGATGTATTAATATTTCCCATAATACATATTTTCTTACCAATTTTATTTTTTGCTATGGAAAGATCTACTTTACTATCTAATTCAACAATTTTTGTATCCATTTCTAAAAATTGTTCAAGTATTGGAGTTGTTTCTCCGCATATATGTAATGATGAAATGCCTCCTTTTCTTCTTATATATGACAAAATATTTGATAAATATGGCTTAGAAAAATCTTTAAACATTTCTGGAGAAATTACACTTATAGAAGCTATCGG
This genomic window contains:
- a CDS encoding zinc ribbon domain-containing protein, with the protein product RQNKDWIEKVSKNLIDIALKSIEKYNCEIAIISFEDLSKYKVNENNNNSKKVNKANNQWLRKIVKRTFEKSLWNYSMKIVVYLPIFNKNQKEIQQILINPYRTSKICSKCGNRIELITNNEIYCKYCNKHKNRHLNSAGNIVRKTILDICYFIDALPEHVVLEDLLEAKASYHRKSSIPHEYRGEKAYPSMIYEGKAFELGEWNKGLNAGCLPMGGIGSLYSNPSLEYRQPPEREAKLW
- a CDS encoding flavin reductase family protein, whose translation is MKKSESNFLKYVDETIKTLNELGLLLVSVDLNGKPNVMTIGWGSIGIVWYKPVFIVLVRPSRHTHKLIEETGDFTVNVPKKGMGNIIDFCGSVSGREVDKFKEKNLIPLPSKKVKSPIIAQCPINYECKVIYKTIIDPKIIEKSINSEYYSSGNYHTVFFGEILAVNVNENLIK